Proteins encoded within one genomic window of Poseidonibacter antarcticus:
- the cas6f gene encoding type I-F CRISPR-associated endoribonuclease Cas6/Csy4 produces the protein MKYYIDIKLESDTEISLGFIWEKVYAQMHLAMVNQKDSEGMCKVGFSFPKYESKVFPIGDILRLFAPTKEELKLLNIEEYLKRLSEYVLISEIKEVPTNINAYVTFSRKQFKINKERLVRRQAKRQGISIEEARENYKDFDEENKRKENKLPYINMNSLSNQNKMKVFIDKTVKTEVIKGLFTTYGLSKTSTVPYF, from the coding sequence ATGAAATATTATATTGACATAAAATTAGAAAGTGATACTGAAATATCACTTGGTTTTATTTGGGAAAAAGTTTATGCTCAAATGCATCTAGCAATGGTTAATCAAAAAGATTCTGAGGGTATGTGCAAAGTTGGGTTTTCTTTTCCTAAATATGAGAGTAAAGTTTTTCCAATTGGTGATATATTGCGTTTATTTGCACCTACAAAAGAAGAACTTAAACTTTTAAATATAGAAGAATACTTAAAAAGACTTTCTGAGTATGTATTAATTAGTGAAATAAAAGAAGTTCCAACTAATATAAATGCATACGTAACTTTTAGTAGAAAGCAATTTAAAATTAATAAAGAACGCTTAGTGAGAAGACAAGCTAAAAGACAAGGAATAAGTATTGAAGAAGCAAGAGAAAATTATAAAGATTTTGATGAAGAAAATAAAAGAAAAGAAAATAAGCTTCCATATATTAATATGAATAGCTTATCAAATCAAAATAAAATGAAGGTTTTTATAGACAAGACTGTAAAAACAGAAGTAATAAAAGGTTTATTTACAACTTATGGATTAAGCAAGACTTCAACAGTTCCATATTTTTAG